A stretch of the Campylobacter concisus genome encodes the following:
- the cybH gene encoding Ni/Fe-hydrogenase, b-type cytochrome subunit has protein sequence MVHKNADRISEYEFSIGVRLTHWIRFAAITLLVVSGYYISYVFVSPEITSEPTNFMQAKWRMAHQIAGFVLIAAFIFKFYLFVFDKHSKKEWMSVVDFLNPKIWIAQIKYYLFMGPHPHLRGVYNPLQFASYFFFYLILTLICLSGLVLYVHVYHEGLGGALYEPARFFEELMGGLANVRTIHRICMWVIMIFVPIHVYMAVFNAVKGKNGAMDAIVSGYKFVKEH, from the coding sequence ATGGTACATAAAAATGCTGACAGGATCAGCGAATACGAATTCTCCATCGGCGTTAGGCTGACACACTGGATTAGATTTGCAGCGATCACACTTTTAGTTGTGAGTGGCTACTATATCTCATACGTTTTTGTGAGTCCAGAGATCACGAGCGAGCCTACAAATTTTATGCAAGCAAAGTGGCGTATGGCTCACCAGATCGCTGGTTTTGTGCTAATAGCGGCGTTTATCTTTAAATTTTATCTATTTGTCTTTGATAAACATAGCAAAAAAGAGTGGATGAGTGTGGTTGATTTTCTAAATCCAAAAATTTGGATCGCACAGATCAAATACTATCTTTTTATGGGGCCACATCCGCATTTAAGGGGCGTTTATAATCCTTTGCAGTTTGCCTCATACTTTTTCTTTTATCTTATTTTGACTCTTATTTGCCTAAGTGGTCTTGTGCTTTATGTTCATGTTTATCATGAGGGACTTGGCGGAGCGCTTTATGAGCCAGCGAGGTTTTTTGAAGAGCTTATGGGTGGACTAGCAAATGTCAGAACGATACATAGAATTTGTATGTGGGTCATTATGATATTTGTGCCGATTCATGTTTATATGGCAGTATTTAACGCTGTTAAAGGCAAAAATGGAGCGATGGACGCTATCGTTAGCGGCTATAAATTTGTAAAAGAACACTGA
- a CDS encoding HyaD/HybD family hydrogenase maturation endopeptidase translates to MRVLVLGIGNVMFADEGIGAHFVNLMAKNYKFTSSKNELTLMDGGTLALALTHIISEFDYLIVVDCISANGASVGDVYFFDFLNVPNFISWDGSAHEIEMLQTLHLMELAGDRPTTKILGIVPSRIESSNFSLSDEVINASNILEKTLLNHLKELDFKCEKVANFTLNDIVDEYAKKGLK, encoded by the coding sequence ATGAGAGTGCTGGTTTTAGGCATCGGCAACGTGATGTTTGCCGATGAGGGCATAGGTGCTCATTTTGTAAATTTGATGGCTAAAAACTATAAATTTACAAGCTCTAAAAACGAGCTTACATTAATGGACGGGGGCACTTTAGCCCTCGCTCTAACTCACATCATAAGCGAATTTGACTATCTTATCGTCGTTGATTGCATTAGCGCGAATGGCGCAAGCGTAGGCGATGTTTATTTTTTCGACTTTCTAAACGTACCAAATTTTATCAGCTGGGACGGCTCGGCTCACGAGATAGAGATGCTCCAGACCCTTCATCTAATGGAGCTTGCAGGCGATAGACCTACGACTAAAATTTTAGGCATCGTGCCTAGCCGCATAGAATCATCAAATTTTAGCCTCTCAGATGAGGTTATAAACGCTTCTAATATTTTAGAAAAAACGCTGCTTAATCACTTAAAAGAGCTTGATTTTAAGTGTGAAAAGGTGGCAAATTTTACCCTAAATGATATCGTTGATGAATACGCTAAAAAAGGTTTAAAATGA